ATAAAAGAAAGGAATATTTCCTGGCTTTCTAATGTGGAGGCTGGCAACTTCCTTTATATATACTCACAAACACGCATACCTTCACACTCCCGcagtgctttttttcttcttgtaggAAACAGGGCTTTTAAACAATCATGGGTGTAGGGCCTGGCCAAGGTcactttgttattattattctgcTGTAAAAACAGTAATGTAGGTATAGTTTTTACCTGTTCATATACACCTTATTAACTCAACAACAGAGGTCACTCATACTTAACTACAACctcttatactgtatatagttaaTTAATATGAGAAAGATATATATTAGCTATGTATTATATAATCTACATCCATCGACTGCTGGAATAAAGTGCTGTGCCAGCATTTGCAAAGCAGATTAAAAGTAATGCAATAATCTTCTGCCGGATTCGATTGAGGGCCACTTGCTGCCACCTGGTGCCTATCATGTGTACATTCACATCTTCACGGAATAAAGTACAACTGACATTGTATTTTTGAAGTATAGGTTACATTTATTCTTTCCAGGGAGAAATTCATGTGCTTGAATGTGTtacaaaatacatgaaaagaaaaaagcaaccTAGCATAGTACAGGTGTGGAAACACTGACTTAAACTCTCCAGAAATTTACATACAACAAATACAGCCAGTAATGGATTATTTGGACATTGCAGACAAATACACCAACACCCAACATTTACTGCTCAGGTGACTATTAgacatgtgtgtgagtgtgtgtgtgtgtgtgtgtgtgtgtgtgtgtttgtgtgtgtatttatgaaTTTGAATCCCATATGTCCACAGGATGTCCACTCCTGTGTCTGAACTTTTCCCTCCCTAGACTGTATGGGTCTGCAGAGACATCTTTGTGTTCACTTTTTCTTCTCTGGCTTGTCGTTGTACTCCAGGAAGAAGTCGTTACAGGCCACAGTAAGAGCACCGACCAGTATGATGAACTCGGTGAAATCTACCTCCCCGTCGTTGTTGGAATCCAGATCTCCCATGACCCTATCCACTGCCTCCTTATCCTGGGCATTCTGCATGTGTGaggataaaaaagagaaatgtaggCTGGGTCTAATTTATATGCATGAAGCTGTGCATCTTTGCATCCCTAAGTGTCTCCTTACCCCCAGGTAGTTGCCGAGCTCAGTGGTAAGCATCTCTTTGAGTTCAGCCCTGCTCAGTGTATATTTGTCTCCCTCGTTTCCAGAGTACTTATGGAAGGTCTGGATCAGGAGCTGCATGGCGTTCTCCAGAGTTGAGGCATTCTCTGAGTTGGGCAAAGACATTCTGGAAAAGGAAAGAATAGGGGAAAGggtgagaggaggagaaagcaAGAGCAGTCCATGTCAGTACTCCTGCCTGCAAACTCTCAGGAGCATGGAGCCTTAAAGGCTCTCTTGGTTGCTCTGTTACAAAC
The Etheostoma spectabile isolate EspeVRDwgs_2016 chromosome 6, UIUC_Espe_1.0, whole genome shotgun sequence genome window above contains:
- the s100t gene encoding S100 calcium binding protein T, with the translated sequence MYLRRPPHPSHQSLLPSLSAPDQQAINHPPLRMSLPNSENASTLENAMQLLIQTFHKYSGNEGDKYTLSRAELKEMLTTELGNYLGNAQDKEAVDRVMGDLDSNNDGEVDFTEFIILVGALTVACNDFFLEYNDKPEKKK